The sequence below is a genomic window from Paucidesulfovibrio longus DSM 6739.
GTTCAGGGCATCGAGCGCATCCCGAAGAGGGGCGGAAGCGGAAGTCGCCGGAAGGCCTTCGGCGTGCATGAGGTCGGCGATGCGCTTGCTCAGACGCTGCCCCAAGGCGCCGCCGGGATGGTTGCGGCGGAAGTCGCCTTTATTGAAGCCGTTGAGACGCATCAGGCAGACCGCCAGGGCGTCGCCCACGGCCAGGGTCGCCGTGGTGCTTGCCGTGGGCGCAAGGCCCATGGGGCAGGCTTCGCGCGGCACCGCCACCTTGATGACCTCATCCGCGAGTCGGGCCATGCTGGAATCCTCGCGCGAGGTCATGGCCACGATGAAGGCTCCCAGGGAGCGCAGGGTGGGCAGAATGGCGTTGAGTTCGTCCGTTTCCCCACTGTTGGAGATGGCAAGAACCACGTCCTCGGATCGGATCATGCCCATGTCGCCGTGAGCGCCTTCGACCGGGTGGAGAAAGAAGGAAGGCGTGCCCGTGCTGGAAAGCGTGGCCGCGATCTTCCGGCCCACCAGTCCGGACTTGCCGATGCCCGTGACCACCAGCCGCCCCGTGCAGCAGGAAATGCGGCGCACGGCAGCCTCGAACCCCGCTCCGAGCTGCCTGCGCACCTCGGAAAGAGCCTCGATCTCGATATCCAGAACCTCGCGGGCGACCTCCAGCAGGTCCACGTCCGCCTTGCAGCAGCTCATTGCAGCCGTCCTATTTGCAGTATTGGCCCACGATGCCGGGGCGCACCACATCCTCAAGGCAATCCTTGCCCGTGGTTTCCGTGGGAGGCACGGGATAATTGCCGTCGAAGCAAGCCAGGCAGTACTGGCTCTTGTTGTTCACGGCCTTGAGCAGGCCCTCGATGCTCAGGTAGTGCAGGCTGTCCAGACCGATGAAGTTGGCGATTTCTTCCGTGGTGTTGTTGGCGGCGATGAGCTCGCCCTTGGAAGAGAAGTCGATGCC
It includes:
- a CDS encoding KpsF/GutQ family sugar-phosphate isomerase, which produces MSCCKADVDLLEVAREVLDIEIEALSEVRRQLGAGFEAAVRRISCCTGRLVVTGIGKSGLVGRKIAATLSSTGTPSFFLHPVEGAHGDMGMIRSEDVVLAISNSGETDELNAILPTLRSLGAFIVAMTSREDSSMARLADEVIKVAVPREACPMGLAPTASTTATLAVGDALAVCLMRLNGFNKGDFRRNHPGGALGQRLSKRIADLMHAEGLPATSASAPLRDALDALNGGGFGLAALTDEAGRLLGVLSDGDVRRLVCKGALPLDRPASEVMTVNPKAARIEETAAQVLDVMEKHQITVLPVLGEDRKLLGFVHLHDLLGKGRVKFAAK